In Musa acuminata AAA Group cultivar baxijiao chromosome BXJ2-10, Cavendish_Baxijiao_AAA, whole genome shotgun sequence, a genomic segment contains:
- the LOC135624807 gene encoding probable pectin methylesterase CGR2, with amino-acid sequence MASRRAINPSRRVADSGSIPLVSSLHQKSRNSPLVSVALVILGALLLIGYSFRGSGGFAGNKEAINIGQGVSCTSDVLQAIPILKKAYGDSMRKVLHVGPDSCAVVSKLLKEEDTEAWGVEPYDLEDADSSCKSLVRKTFVRVADIKFPLPYRPKSFSLVIVSDSLDYLSPKYLNKTLPDLARVSADGLVIFTGYPGQQRAKVSELAKFGRPAKLRSSSWWVRYFVQTGLEENEAVMKKFEEASSKSSYKPSCQIFHVSS; translated from the exons ATGGCGTCGAGGCGAGCGATTAATCCATCTCGACGCGTGGCTGATAGCGGAAGCATTCCGCTCGTCAGCTCACTACATCAAAAGTCAAGGAATTCGCCCCTAGTATCTGTTGCATTGGTTATTCTG GGTGCTTTACTTCTCATTGGTTACTCATTTAGAGGCTCAG GTGGATTTGCTGGTAACAAGGAAGCTATAAATATTGGTCAAG GTGTTTCCTGCACATCAGATGTTCTACAAGCTATACCTATTCTAAAGAAAGCTTATGGAGATAGCATGCGAAAGGTTTTGCATGTAGGTCCTGACTCTTGTGCGGTGGTTTCTAAACTGTTGAAAGAAGAAGATACTGAAGCATGGGGTGTGGAACCATATGATTTGGAAGATGCTGATAGCAGCTGCAAAAGCCTTGTGCGCAAAACCTTTGTGCGTGTAGCTGATATCAAGTTCCCACTACCATACAGGCCAAAATCATTCTCCCTTGTCATTGTCTCAGATTCGTTAGATTATTTATCTCCAAAGTACCTTAACAAGACCCTTCCAGACCTCGCAAGGGTTTCAGCAGATGGTCTTGTTATATTCACTG GTTATCCAGGTCAGCAGAGGGCCAAGGTTTCTGAGCTAGCAAAATTTGGAAGGCCG GCCAAATTAAGAAGTTCATCTTGGTGGGTAAGATATTTCGTTCAGACTGGCTTGGAAGAGAACGAAGCTGTTATGAAGAAGTTTGAGGAAGCTTCAAGCAAGAGTTCTTATAAACCAAGCTGCCAAATTTTTCACGTCAGCTCATAG
- the LOC135624806 gene encoding tropinone reductase homolog At5g06060-like: protein MGDAAGSSSGHATTRWSLGGMTALVTGGTRGIGHAVVEELAGLGASVHTCSRKEADLTECLRKWAAKGFRVTGSVCDLSSREQRDQLIREVSATFNGKLNILVNNVGTNIRKPTVEYSAEEYSFLMATNLESAYHLCQLAHPLLKASGMGSIVFISSVAGVVALSSGSIYAAAKAAMNQMTKNLACEWAKDNIRTNSVAPWYIKTKLVEHLLNDKDSLQRIIDRTPLRRVGEPEEVSSLVGYLCLPAASYITGQIISVDGGMTVNGFYPSG from the exons ATGGGAGACGCGGCGGGCAGCAGCAGCGGCCATGCGACCACGAGATGGTCTCTCGGAGGAATGACGGCCCTCGTCACGGGCGGAACCAGAGGAATCGG GCACGCGGTGGTGGAGGAATTGGCGGGGCTGGGCGCGTCGGTGCACACCTGCTCCCGCAAAGAGGCCGACCTCACCGAGTGCTTGAGGAAATGGGCGGCCAAAGGGTTTCGCGTCACCGGCTCCGTCTGCGACCTCTCCTCTAGGGAGCAAAGAGATCAGTTGATCCGGGAAGTTTCTGCGACCTTCAACGGGAAGCTCAACATACTT GTAAACAATGTTGGGACAAATATAAGGAAGCCGACTGTTGAATATAGCGCCGAAGAGTACTCATTCCTCATGGCCACAAATCTGGAATCTGCTTACCATTTGTGCCAACTTGCTCATCCTCTTCTTAAAGCATCGGGAATGGGAAGCATCGTGTTCATTTCTTCTGTTGCTGGGGTGGTAGCTCTAAGTAGTGGTTCCATTTATGCAGCAGCCAAAG CTGCAATGAACCAAATGACGAAGAACTTGGCATGTGAGTGGGCCAAAGACAATATTAGAACCAACAGTGTTGCACCATGGTACATCAAGACTAAACTAGTGGAGCAT CTACTCAATGACAAAGATTCTCTGCAAAGGATAATTGATCGAACGCCCCTCCGCCGAGTTGGAGAGCCCGAAGAAGTGTCGTCGCTGGTCGGATATCTGTGCCTACCTGCTGCTTCTTACATAACTGGGCAGATAATTTCAGTCGATGGCGGAATGACTGTAAATGGCTTTTATCCAAGTGGGTAA
- the LOC135624809 gene encoding uncharacterized protein LOC135624809: MAASTCARCIGQLSTGSFAFHIKPCTGWPWCVEEMDTAMKRLCLLALLAVAGIAGMERADGAGECGRVPVDRVAFQVVTPCGAATRDAKVVVPGRCCAAVQRFGRNPICLCAIMLSTTSKNAGVKPEIAVTIPKRCNLADRPVGYKCGDYTLP; encoded by the exons ATGGCGGCCTCCACTTGCGCTCGGTGCATCGGGCAGCTCTCCACTGGGAGCTTCGCTTTCCATATAAAGCCCTGCACCGGCTGGCCGTGGTGCGTGGAAGAGATGGACACCGCGATGAAGCGTCTCTGCCTCCTCGCGTTGCTGGCGGTGGCGGGCATCGCGGGGATGGAGAGGGCCGACGGCGCGGGGGAGTGCGGCCGGGTGCCCGTGGATAGGGTGGCGTTCCAGGTGGTGACTCCGTGCGGGGCGGCGACAAGGGACGCCAAGGTGGTGGTGCCGGGGAGGTGCTGCGCGGCGGTGCAGAGATTCGGCCGTAACCCCATCTGCCTCTGCGCTATCATGCTGTCGACCACATCGAAGAATGCCGGCGTCAAGCCCGAGATCGCCGTTACCATCCCCAAGCGCTGCAACCTCGCGGACAGGCCGGTGGGCTACAAATGTGGAG ATTACACACTGCCGTGA